Within Labrus bergylta chromosome 18, fLabBer1.1, whole genome shotgun sequence, the genomic segment GTCGAGGCTTCAAATCAGCTCATTGAGTTTCTGCCTCTCCCTGCACTGAagtttgttatttgtttaatatgttttttttcccttactgtgcaaataaaaaaatactaaattaGTCGATCAGTGGAGCAGTGAAGAGAACGTGCAGCTTTTATTCTCCTCTGTTGTTTCTCTCGTTttgtaaaatgtgcaaaaagtcTCTTTGATCAAACCAACAGTACGAAGCCCTTCTACTCGCTCCTAATGAACAAATCTACATTTAACCCCTCacagttcttcttctctccctttAAACAgtgagctttttaaaaacagtgacacctgATAGAAACGTAAACatgaccctcctcctcctgtgtgctGTGAAATATCAGAGCAGAGAGTGAAACATAGAAAGCAAACCTCCCCCCTCCTGCAGCTGATTAGAACGACTCTGTGCAAAATCAAATGTAGTGAATCTGTGCAGCGTGCGGCGAGGATCACGGCCTCGACTGATCTAGAAGTTACCGATACAGCTTTGCGGAGCTTGTGTCAGGAGAACAGCAGTCTGATGAAGGTCACTCTGAAGGTTAAAGTTTAAAAcgtgtttgtctttgatttaGATCATCGATGGGTTGTTCAGGTTtcacaggaagaggaagaggagacacttcaaagtgtttttttgttcctttaaaatCCTCACATGTATTGTACTCACATAcgagcagttaacctaacgagcatgacTTTGGACTGTGGAAGGAAGCcggagagaacatgcaaactccacacagagaggctcctgtcagacagggattcaaaccaggaacctcctcactgtgcaCATTATGATGTCACTAAAGGGGCATCTTCAGATAAAACGGTTTCTAATTTAAAGATTTATGGATCAGTGACAGATTGATTGATTCGTCTTTAAGGATTTCGTTTCAGTCCAAATATTGAACCTCCAAAGTGATCTTGAGATCAGACTCGGTCCTGACTCTTTTATAAATACGATTAAATATACGTTCCTGCAGGTTATGATCacagtagtgttttttttaaatacttcctGGTTTCCCTTGTTTGGCCGTGGAGTGGAAACCAGACTGCTAAgctgaggaggatgaagatgatgatgaagatgagggttcaGGGATCAGGTGTCCGTCAGGTCTTCAGCAGACTGTGAACTCTCTGCAGCTGATTCTGTGACAGGACGAGTCGATGGACCTGCTCCTGACCGCGGGCGCACGGCAGCATGACCCGACCCACCAGGACCGCGTcgccctgcttctcctccttcGCCTGGAGACGAGGAATAAAGTTTGATCATTTTTAATATTCAGAGACGACGGAGACACGAAGCGGCCATCTTTAACATCttcaaaataatgaatgaaggaaaataaagatGATGAAATCCTCGCTGACAGGAGGACTTCAAGTCTGTCTCTCTTACCTTCACAAACGTGGTCGAAGGAAAGGTTGCGAAATCAGACGAGATCCGAGCGCCGGGTTGATGGTTGACGACGTGCTCCGCTACTTCatcctgaaaataaaataaaaagatgttttcAAATCAGACGATTCAGAGAGTCATGATTAGTTCTGATTATATTCAGAGTTCAGGGATTTAATTTAAAGTTCCTGTTTTCTGGAACTTTGTTTCTGCACAGCcgtaaaggtgtgtgtgtgtgtgtgtgtgtgtgtgtgtgtgtgtgtgtgtgtgtgtgtgtgtgtgtgtgtgtgtgtgtgtgtgtgtgtgtgtgtgtgtgtgtgtgtgtgtgtgtgtgtgtgtgtgtgtgtgtgtctgtctgtctgtgtgcgtttgtttgtttgtgtgtgtgtgtgtgtgtttttctttgtctgtgagtgtgtgtgtttttctgtgagagtgtttgtttgtctgtgtgtgtgtgtgcgtttgtgtgtgtgtgtgtgtgtgtgtgtgtgtgtgtgtgtgtgtgtgtctgtctgtctgtctgtctctgtgtgtgtgtgtgcgtttgtttgtctgtgtctgcctgtctgtgcgtgcgtgcgtgcgtgcgtgcgtgcgtgcgtgcgtgcgtgcgtgcgtgcgtgcgtgcgtgcgtgtgtaccTTCAGTCGGCCCAGTGTGTCACTGAGTGACTGTAATCTTGCCGTCTGTTCCAGCAGCTGAGCACCAGGAGTCACTgcaggacaaacagaaacaggatgTTATGACCATGAGTGGTACTTATCGAGGCGCCACTTTAACATCGTCTCCCCGTCATGAGGTCATAATGCTGCTTTCAAACAAAACGCTGGTAAACTGTTCAGTACAATAAAGTCGCTGCTTTGATTGAAAAGACTCCAACAAGTAAGCAGAGGAGGCGGGCAGAGAGACTCGAGGGCGGTGGGTCTGAACTCAACAACTATCAGTGTTACCCTCGTCTGAGAGCTCGACTAGTGAACAGGTATGAGCAGGATTACAAACTCCACCTGGTGGACACAGACGGTACTACAAGAGCGACACAAGACGctcattttgtttctctctgaccAACCTGGAGATTTCCCCGTGATGTCGACCACCTTGACGTTGGCGCTCATCtgcagcagagtctccagcagctGGTCCGTTTTGCGGTAGAGGGCGCTGGAGAGCACTTCAGGCCGACCGTCTTTCGAGGGAAGTTTGGTCACgtgaagaggaggcagagcggCGAGCTGAGCACGCATCTTCTCCgcctgagaggagaaaaaacaaagagtgaagTTATAAATATTCTTAAAGAAtgttgagtttttgttttttaaagcatcGTGTGTTTAGATGTGGATACCTTCAGTCGGTTGTTGTCGTTCTTCAGGTGTTTGATGCAGAGTCTCTGAGCTTCGATCTGCTGAGTCAGCAGAGGAGAGTCGATCACCTGGACGCCCGAGCCGGAACCGACGCCAGAGATCATGTTCGCTGCAGGAGAGACATCAGGTAACACGTTATAAAAACACCATTTAAACAACAGCTTTCTCCTAAATATTCCATCTTCAGGTCCCAACTATAAAACATCTTGTGTTCATACGTCACTGTAATTTTGGAAAATAACTGTAACACATGCATAAAACTTTACTAAGATAAATCTTTTTATTCCACTGCAATCAGTGTTGAGCTTATCAAACATGTTGCATCGTCTTAAAGAAGTGTCTCCATCTTATACAGCGTCTTCATGACAACTTATGTCAACATGTCAAGAAAAAACTGGCCTGTGACATGCGATCTTTAAAAAGATTGAGGATAAATGTGGATTCATATCATGCAGTGAGGAGACACACCTTCATGACCTTTTAATGTATCAGGGTTTCTGCAGGACTCACTGAGATGAAtgaaaggtatcttactatctgatcattaaggaaacatgctatgttgaagtgctggcttctctgacaacaatgcagcagccagtatgtcctccttctaactttagattctgctcctgaatgctctggatttgtttggaccagagaaggtaggcgcttttaagacaccccccccccccccccccacacggccgttttggacacccctcggtttgtcagatatgagagcagttatcaggtcaacaggtgttgcagtgatggaagcggtcaagagaagtggttcagatagaagtgattgtacccgacctaaaaagcctctgcatgtttctaataagctccacgagcagaaacgtgctcaaactaggatcaatattggagatgcttttgaaaaatggagagaggttagaacacagaaaggtttacagacccatgcagagctggataaacactgaagcttcagagtccaccacatggtgacctgtgtgagcatggactttagaggggggggggacagctctctacaatgtttagaatttcgactgcagtacccattttaaacactaggtgtcagagttacatactgctgcTTTAACATGCATGAAGAATGTAACTGCTGTCACACCATGCAcagttaaaattaaaaatgaaagttaGCATGCAGGATCAACGATGTGTCAGGTAGATACCTTTTTGTTCCTCTGCAGAAGTGAAAGATTAAATAGAAAGAGTGTAAAGATAAAGCAGGGATCAAAGGGTTAAAGAGATGAATAAAACAGCATCAGGTCATCATGACACGTTTGAGAGAGTCTGCAGCTCCTGTAGTTCCTCTCACCTCCTGATATTCCCGTGACGATGGAGGCGATTCCCGACGGGCCGGTTCCTCTCAGCCCGTCGACGGTCATCTTGGAGGAGCTGTTGATTCTCTGCTTCAGCTCCGCCTTCTCCGCCTCCAGCTGGTCGATGTCGGCCTGCAGAGCGTCCATCGTCTCCTCGAActccctgcagagaggaggaacatCACACAGCTGTTAGACGTCTGTTATGTGACCTAACGTCTCTGAACCTGCAGCCGGACGGCGTTCTtacttctctttcttcttcagcaGCGTCTGCGCCTCGTCCAGTCGGGTCTGAATCTTTTCAACGCGCTCGTCTGCGTCTTTGGACGAACTGTCCAGCTTCTTCTCCAGCAGGCTGAGACGGACGTTCGCCTCGCTCAGCTCCTCCCCCTGAAAACATGCAAACCAAGGATGCAGTCAACAAACTTCAGTCATGCTTCGTTGGTGATTTGTCTTCATATTTTGAGACTTTATCCTGTGATCTATGAAATatacaaaaacagatttaaccaaaaatgtgaaatgattgAGTGTAAAATGTGTTAACATTTCTCATTTGTGGTTCCTCTTCTAACAAGATCTGAAGTTCCAGTTTCAGCAGGTAGGAGAGTTCACTCACCTTGATCTTCAGAGACTTCTTCAGCTCTTTGATGACCgtctctctgtcctccagcTTCAAACCGAGACCCTCTGCGTCGGTGATCTCAGCCCGGAGGGCCGCAGACCGCACGTCCACAGGAGGAGGATTCTGAAGGAGAGAATGTAAACACATGCATTTATCTAATCCAAAACCTGCACCAGAAGAAGATCATTTGAACACTTTTGATTTGTGTTACCTTGCTTTGAGGCTTCTCAGAGTCGTATTCTCCCTCCTGCATGGCGGTGGCCATCTTGTTCATGGTTGCTATGACCATGCCACAGGACTGACGCAGATACTCGTACGGGTTGGCTCCCTGCGATCCGTAAATCTGAGAACGACAGTGAGATCGTTTAACCATGTTAGAAAAACTACGATTACCATACATAGAGTTTCTTATGGCTGCAGGACgctttctttttaatttctaaatttTGGTCAGagcttcttctttgtttgatttcaCTGAATATTTGTCATGTTTGCATGAATATTTTCATATCAGGAGTCAGGATGTGTCACTGTTATCCCGGGGCCTTGAGTTTCttttttgattgttgttttctgttttcataaataaatctttatcttgtatttcttcacattttcagTCGGTTTCTTTTCCCATCTTGTACTCCTGTGTGAGTCTCATCACTTTAAATGTATTGGATTTACCTGCTCTCCGGCCTTGAACGCCACATCCTCCAGTTTGACGGCCGCCAGCCCCTCCTGCTCGCCGAGCGGCGACATCATCTGAGCTCCGGCTGCTGCCACCTCCTGCAGCACGGCAACCACCCAGGTCAGGTGTTTCCTGCAGTCTGAGAGCGTGTCTGACACCTGCAGGCAAACATCGgtattaaaaacagaacaaactaaAGCTCAAATCTTAAACGGTCGACAGTaaacaccctgatggtagaggctgtggagtaaagtgaccatcagtgtCAAAAGGCAgggtttgtcattttttaaaaactagtattccctctgtgctccgtctacacccacccTCTCCCCTCTGTTCTCCCTTTTTTGTCCGTTGCCGTGGTTACCTGCAGTCCGAAGTTGAGCGCAGCAGGGATCCCCGGCGCGTCCGTTCCCGGCATCCTGCGCCTGATCTTCTTGCAGAACTGTCGGATGTCGCTGCAGGACGTCTCCAGGTCCTTCAGCAGCACGGCGAGGTCCGCCTTCTCCTGACCGGTGTGCAGGAACGCCCGCAGACGACCCACCTCCACCGCCATGCAGTCCAAGGCACTCTGGGTAAACTGTAGACAAAACACGACAGATGAACTTTGTCAAGCAGCTAGATCTGCAGACACAATGTTCACTAGCAAAGGGAGCGCTGGGAAAAAGAGGAAGCATGTTTACGACTATTTACGATGTTTACgacagaagccatggatgaacaaggaggtgcgtctcctgctgaaggcccgcaacaccgcctacagatcagatgatgcaatggcctacagcgtatccagggcaaacctgaggaggggcatcatcaaggccaagcactgctacaagctgaaggtagaggaacacttctccaactccgaccccagacgcatgtggcagggcatccaggccatcagtgactataaacccagaaactccaccccgataaccacagatgtctccttcctgaacgagctaaatcacttttatgctcgtttcgatagagacaacagagagacacagaccacgaccagacttcctgcagacaaccagcccctctcactcacctctacagacgtccacgctgcactgagccggatcaacgctcgaaaggctgctggtccagacggcacccccgggcgtgtgcttagagcatgtgcggagcagctcactggggttttcacggacatcttcaacctgtccctcgcccaagcagctgtgccagcatgcttcaaagccacctccattgtcccagtgccgaaacactccagcccgacaggcctgaacgactaccgccctgtggcactcacacccatcataatgaagtgctttgagcgactggtcctagcacacctgaaaaactgcctcccacccacactggacccattccagtttgcctaccgcagcaataggagtacagaggatgcagtctccactgcgctgcactctgtgctcactcatctggacaataacaacacatacgcacgaatgctgtttgttgattttagctcagcattcaactctgtcatcccctccaagttaaacactaaactcggagacctgggcttcaacacctccctccgtcactggataatggactttctgaccaacagaccccagtatgttaggtcaggacacacctgctccaccaccatcacactcaacacaggcgtaccacagggctgtgtgctgagtccattcctctactccctcttcacccacgactgcagacctgtacatggatccaacaccatcatcaagtttgcggacgatacagcggtgattggcctcatcagcaacaacgatgacacggcctacaggggggaggtacagcatctggccgcctggtgtgctgacaacaacctgctcctcaacaccagcaagacgaaggagatcatcgtggacttcaggagagaaagaggaagcacgcacaaccccattcacatcaacgggatggctgttgaacgtgtctccagcttcaagttcctgggaacccacatcacagaggacctctcctggtccactaacacctccagtctggttaagaaggctcatcaacgcctctttttcctgaggacactgaagagacaccacctgtcttcagctgtactgatgaacttctaccgctgtgtgatcgagagcatcctgaccagcagtgtctcagtctggtacggaaactgctctgtcgcagaccgtaaggcgctacagcgggtggtaaaaaccgcccagcgcatcacaaggtgtccacttccggccattgaggatgtccaaagaacacgctgtctgcggcgagctcacggcattcttaaagactcctcccaccctgcccacagactgtttaccctcctgccctccggcaggcgcttcagaagcctccggaccagaaccaacagactgagaaacagctttttccccagagctgtttctctactgaactctaccccccgaactctgaactctgtctctctctctctctccctctctctctccgcaccctgctgacctccctttcccctccatatcacctcactccccgaactctgtattctgtctctctctctccctgtattcgaactctgtattctgtctctctctctctctctccctctctctctccgcaccctgctgacccccctttcccctccatatcacctcacacccatcatccccccacctctcctcctggtcacacacacacatctctcatccatctgtattattgtattatagtacgTTCATATTctgtaaattatctgtaaactgtataacatgctcactgcatcttaatctgtaaattattagtatagcatgctcactgcatcttattctgtatattattagtatagcatgctcactgcatcttaatctgtacattattagtatagcatgctcactgcatcttaatctgtatattattagtatagatgctcactgcatcttaatctgtatattataatcctaagaacacacttattttgtagcattacttatttatagcatttatttatttttattgcatcccattaagccagccatccagatatacctcataattcacttttttttggctacatctgtaaattttgcaattactgtacatagcacagaattactgtacatagcacagaattactgtacatagcacagactcttgcactcaattactgtacatagcacagactcttgcactttctgcttatttgcacttctggtgagatgccaaacctcatttcgttactctatacctgtatatgtgtaatgacaataaagttgaatctcatctcatctcatctcattatTGAACCAGGGAGAAAAGAgacttcttcttccttcttaaAGTGATGCATCGGGGACATCATGAGACTTCTCACAGCCTGTTAAAGATGTTGGTACTCACTCGGATGTGATCGGCCAGCTGCATGGTGCAGTCCTCAGTCTGATCTGCCAGGTGGATGCTGTACAGGTGCTGAGAAAAGAAGGACAGGAAGGAGGAGTCAGAGTTCAGCGTTCTGGTTGTGTCAGCAGCTCATGTTTTTAATATGAGCTGAATATAAAGTCTTAAAGAGAGGCGCTGTAATGTACGACTGTTCAATTCAGTGTTGTAAATGTGCACACATGGATCACATGCAACCTTAAACGATCGATGCAAAGTTCCTCAatgtatttaagttttaaatcacaacttttattttttattttttatattcaggtctaattacagattttttttccctcaactgtttataggttcttgctttaaatgtcatatatttttatccctgcacgggttatgtacatttcttgtataagtctatttttaattgcacagtttaagtttgattcatctagaggctttaaatcttttttcaggttcatatatatgtatgtgaggggggggcgtcggttttgtggttaatttgtaacaaatgtttcatgtcatgtctttgtaacctgctactggatgctttgaatttccctcgggatcaataaagtatctatctattgAAATTCTAACTCCTCCACCTCTATGGCTTACATGACACTCCGTCCTCCGCAAGGTCAAAGTGACAAACCGACCAATAACCATAAATCTGCACAACAAACGACGACTGATGTTTGAGTGAGATGGTCTGATGGAGTACTGagtgagtgtctctctctcctaccTGATAGTATTTGATGGCCTTGGTGAGCGGCTCCACGTTGACCGTCTCGTCCAGCTGGTCTTTGTGCAGCAGGTCGATGAGGAAATCCAGAGATCGCTCGTGGACGCTCATCTCCGGGTAGAGAGTACCGATCTTCTTgtagacgtccacgctgcactgagtcagagctctgacacacacacacacacacacacacacacacacacacacacacacacacacacacacacacacacacacacacacacacacacacacacacacacacacacacacacacacacacacacacacacacacacacacacacacacacacacacacacacaaactacttAATACTAAATGCAAAACTGCATCACAaaacttgaaaacaaaaacacgacatggaacgcaaaaaaaaaaggataacacacaaaaatgttGTGGAACGCACAAATCTGAACAAATGCAACCTTTCAGTCCTGACTCCTGTTACAGACTTACTGTTCGTATTTATGCAGCGTGGCCTGCAGCAGACAGAGCGAGTAAACCAAACCGCCTGCAAAGCTCAGCTGCTCGCCGGCCGCTCCCTTCATCCCGGCTCGCTCCACACAGCTCTCGTTCAGGTCGAACTTCTCCTGAGCCTGTTTGCTGATCAGCTCCGCCTGCACACAAAACAAGACAGCTTAGTAAGTCtcatctttattctttttttcccatgGTGCATCTGTTGGTAGGAGGAGATGTGGTTAAAATTCGGCGGTGTCGACCTTGCAGATGAGTCTGGGGATGAGCAGCAGCACCAGGATGCAGTCGTGGTCGCCGCCGTGACGGAGGAACGACTCGGGCATGAAGGAGGTCAGAAGAGAGACGTGTCTGTTGGCCTGACCGACCTCCATCTTCCTCAGCTCCATCTCGATCGCCTGGATGTAAAAAACATGACGGTAAAATAGAATCTATAGATTTAACAATCCCTAACCCTTTTTATACTGTTAATGTTATGTctgtatgtttgtcttttgtgtgtgtgtgtgtgtgtgtgtgtgtgtgtgtgtgtgtgtgtgtgtgtgtgtgtgtgtgtgtgtgtgtgtgtgtgtgtgtgtattactgtgttactaaatgaaaatgcactTAATTCGACTTGCTtttgtgatgtcgtcttcttaaagtcttttctttctggttttactatttttatcttcttttacttcttattgttcttttatttatgctcttatcttaactcctcttgtgttttaattcggtaatttcttatcttacttactttgtctatttatgttttatatttttattcagttttttgATAACtgattcacttgtttctatttctcttcctgctcttaccttcttattgctgttctcttttgatttactTTGAGCTCTTCTAGTttcttaaatctttttaaatctttggttcctcttggtctcagctcgtgttgttgggttcttatgatggttctagtgatggttcttgtgatggttctagtgatggttctagtgatggttcttgtgatggttcttatgatggttctagtgatggttctagtgatggttcttgtgatggttcttatgatggttcttatgatggttcttgtgatggttcttatgatggttcttatgatggttcttatgatggttctagtgatggttctagtgatggttcttgtgatggttcttgtgatggttctagtgatggttctagtgatggttcttgtgatggttctagtgatggttcttatgatggttcttgtgatggttcttgtgatggttcttgtgatggttctagtgatggttcttatgatggttcttgtgatggtcgggttctatatgtctgttgggtatcgtgcactttgggttcttttctgttggaatgttttttttcattctgattatttttcatttgtttgttcttgttgttgtttatgttcttctgtgtttggtctAGTTtactttattcttgtttttgtcttttgtttgtcaAAACACTTTGttaacctgtgtttttaaaaggtgctatataaaaattattattattattattattattattattattattaataaaaaatattggttcaaaaaaacaataaacagtgAAAAACTCTGAAAGTTTGAAGAcattcacagaaaaacaaatcatggGTTTAAATCTATCTGAGTGCAATTTTCTGGCTTCAACTTTACAACCTTCAGCCCGAGTTCGAGGTGAGAAAAGGACGTTCAGGCTGATAAACTCTCTCACTTCTCAGAGTGTTCTCTCTCATTATTTAAAGAGCCGTTCTCGTCTCTGACCTTGGCGTACGCCTTCGTCTCTGCAAACTTAATCTTGAAATCAAACATCTCTGCGAccggctgctgctgcagctccgcCGACGCCTCCTGCTGGCTGGTCAGCTCTCTGTTCACCTCctgcagcagacacacaaatcGGGATCAGATCGATCAGGAGGGGGTTGGACTCCTGAATCAGAAATGGGagagtttgagtgtgtgtacctgcaggtGAGCTGTGAGCTCGCGGTACTTCTGGATGGTCTGCTGGTAATCGGCCACCGTCTCCTGAGCGGCTTCGACGCgtttctctgactctctgactttAGCCCCGCCCAGGTCCAACATctccctcagctccagctccgtCTCTCTGGCGTTCTCCTGCAGCTCGTCGTTCATCTCGTTGATCGCTTCCTGAcgggtaaaaaaacaaacagacaaacaatcaGTGATCTGATgttcttctggttttatctcACTTGTCTCATGTCGAGAGATAAACGACCTCGACTCGAGTCACTTCAATCTCCTCTGACGTCGAGTTtatgaaaacacagaaagtgCGCAAGTCTAATCTCATATCCAgaagtctgtttgtttgtttgtttgtttgtttgtttgtttgtttgtctcaccAGGTCGGTGACCGTCTCTCTCAGCTCCCGGACTTTCTCCTCCAGGTCCAGATTCCTCTCCGTCAGAGTCTCCACCATCTCCTCCGCCCCCAAAGCCGCATCCACCTGAAACAAcccacatcatcatcatcatcatcatcctcatcctcatcatcatcaccatcatcctcatcatcaccatcatcaccatcatcatcatcatcatcagagtaACTCCATCATGAGGTGAAAAGACTCTGACCTGTTCTTTCAGCTCGTCGATCGTCTTCTCGGCTGCCGACATCTCCTCCTGCAGTTTCTCCTTCTGGCTCCTCAGAGCGTCCAGCTCCAcgttcttcttctccatctgtttctgcagcttcacGTGTTCCTGCTTCTCTGATGACGACAGGTCACGCAtcctgagaagaaaaaaaaaagagaccgaATTAAAAATCTGGATGAGAGCTTTGTTGGATTCCTCTTCCGTCCGTTTTAACCTCTGAACCTCGAATTAGAATGTGGCTCATTTCAAATCCAGGTGATACTTCCTGTacagaacattttgtttttaatgacaggaggaaaagagctttttttaaatccggGATGACATAATCAAAattaaattatgtaaaaaacCGATGTGTAACCGATGAAATTGTggactgtacctttaagacatACTGTGTTGCTAGGTTACTCAGGGAGTGACATCACTAGTCTAACTGCTGGCTCTCCTGAAGGGGTGAAGACCTACCTGAC encodes:
- the dctn1b gene encoding dynactin subunit 1 isoform X4; translated protein: MSSDGGGRPVKVGSLVEVIGKGQRGTVAYIGNTLFASGKWVGVILDEAKGKNDGTVQGKRYFTCEENRGIFVRQSQIQLVDDGADTTSPETPEAGTGKVPKREILETSKSAKLRGLKPKKVLHVSLNLTPAPRKTTARRPKQPSRTAGTAGKGAASGSASASAGEMSSSEPSTPAQTPLAAPVIPTLHSPGNLPAPGPSKEEEALRGQLKDLEEKLETLKMKRTEDKAKLKELEKHKIQLEQLQEWKSKMQEQQAELQKQLKEAKREAKEAQEAKERYMEEMSDTADAIEMATLDKEMAEERAESLQLEVDSHKEKVDELTMDLEILKHEIEEKGSDGAASSYHVKQLEEQNGRLKEALVRMRDLSSSEKQEHVKLQKQMEKKNVELDALRSQKEKLQEEMSAAEKTIDELKEQVDAALGAEEMVETLTERNLDLEEKVRELRETVTDLEAINEMNDELQENARETELELREMLDLGGAKVRESEKRVEAAQETVADYQQTIQKYRELTAHLQEVNRELTSQQEASAELQQQPVAEMFDFKIKFAETKAYAKAIEMELRKMEVGQANRHVSLLTSFMPESFLRHGGDHDCILVLLLIPRLICKAELISKQAQEKFDLNESCVERAGMKGAAGEQLSFAGGLVYSLCLLQATLHKYEQALTQCSVDVYKKIGTLYPEMSVHERSLDFLIDLLHKDQLDETVNVEPLTKAIKYYQHLYSIHLADQTEDCTMQLADHIRFTQSALDCMAVEVGRLRAFLHTGQEKADLAVLLKDLETSCSDIRQFCKKIRRRMPGTDAPGIPAALNFGLQVSDTLSDCRKHLTWVVAVLQEVAAAGAQMMSPLGEQEGLAAVKLEDVAFKAGEQIYGSQGANPYEYLRQSCGMVIATMNKMATAMQEGEYDSEKPQSKNPPPVDVRSAALRAEITDAEGLGLKLEDRETVIKELKKSLKIKGEELSEANVRLSLLEKKLDSSSKDADERVEKIQTRLDEAQTLLKKKEKEFEETMDALQADIDQLEAEKAELKQRINSSSKMTVDGLRGTGPSGIASIVTGISGANMISGVGSGSGVQVIDSPLLTQQIEAQRLCIKHLKNDNNRLKAEKMRAQLAALPPLHVTKLPSKDGRPEVLSSALYRKTDQLLETLLQMSANVKVVDITGKSPVTPGAQLLEQTARLQSLSDTLGRLKDEVAEHVVNHQPGARISSDFATFPSTTFVKAKEEKQGDAVLVGRVMLPCARGQEQVHRLVLSQNQLQRVHSLLKT
- the dctn1b gene encoding dynactin subunit 1 isoform X7; this translates as MTTARRPKQPSRTAGTAGKGAASGSASASAGEMSSSEPSTPAQTPLAAPVIPTLHSPGNLPAPGPSKEEEALRGQLKDLEEKLETLKMKRTEDKAKLKELEKHKIQLEQLQEWKSKMQEQQAELQKQLKEAKREAKEAQEAKERYMEEMSDTADAIEMATLDKEMAEERAESLQLEVDSHKEKVDELTMDLEILKHEIEEKGSDGAASSYHVKQLEEQNGRLKEALVRMRDLSSSEKQEHVKLQKQMEKKNVELDALRSQKEKLQEEMSAAEKTIDELKEQVDAALGAEEMVETLTERNLDLEEKVRELRETVTDLEAINEMNDELQENARETELELREMLDLGGAKVRESEKRVEAAQETVADYQQTIQKYRELTAHLQEVNRELTSQQEASAELQQQPVAEMFDFKIKFAETKAYAKAIEMELRKMEVGQANRHVSLLTSFMPESFLRHGGDHDCILVLLLIPRLICKAELISKQAQEKFDLNESCVERAGMKGAAGEQLSFAGGLVYSLCLLQATLHKYEQALTQCSVDVYKKIGTLYPEMSVHERSLDFLIDLLHKDQLDETVNVEPLTKAIKYYQHLYSIHLADQTEDCTMQLADHIRFTQSALDCMAVEVGRLRAFLHTGQEKADLAVLLKDLETSCSDIRQFCKKIRRRMPGTDAPGIPAALNFGLQVSDTLSDCRKHLTWVVAVLQEVAAAGAQMMSPLGEQEGLAAVKLEDVAFKAGEQIYGSQGANPYEYLRQSCGMVIATMNKMATAMQEGEYDSEKPQSKNPPPVDVRSAALRAEITDAEGLGLKLEDRETVIKELKKSLKIKGEELSEANVRLSLLEKKLDSSSKDADERVEKIQTRLDEAQTLLKKKEKEFEETMDALQADIDQLEAEKAELKQRINSSSKMTVDGLRGTGPSGIASIVTGISGANMISGVGSGSGVQVIDSPLLTQQIEAQRLCIKHLKNDNNRLKAEKMRAQLAALPPLHVTKLPSKDGRPEVLSSALYRKTDQLLETLLQMSANVKVVDITGKSPVTPGAQLLEQTARLQSLSDTLGRLKDEVAEHVVNHQPGARISSDFATFPSTTFVKAKEEKQGDAVLVGRVMLPCARGQEQVHRLVLSQNQLQRVHSLLKT